Genomic segment of Candidatus Eremiobacterota bacterium:
CCCGCGGCCGGTCTCGGCGTACGGATCGGGGCGCAGCTCATGCGGGACGAAGCCCGAGCCGCTGTCTTCGACCATCAGCGTCACGTCGCCGGTGCCAGCGTTCGAGGCGAGGACGCGCACGGTGCCGGGCGCGTGCCGCACCGCGTTCGCGACGAGCTCGCCGAACGCGAGCGCGCTCGCGAAGCGCAAATCCTCGCGCCCCGTCCACTCCGCAATGATGTCGCCGATCTCGTGGCGCACCTGCGCACTGGTCCAGCTGTCCTCGGCCGCGAAGCGCCACTCGCGCTCGTCGCCGGGCAGCTCCGCGGCGAACCGGTCGATGGTCACGGTGAGGATCGCGATGTCGTCGCTGGGCTCGTCCTCGCCCAGAACTTCCTTCATCAGCGCGGCGGCGAGGTGTTCGATCTCCTGGCTCGCCAGCGTCTTGATCGCTTCCTCGATGCGGCGCTCGCCTTGCAACAGATCGCGCGCGAACTCCATCAAGCCGTCGGTGAAAAACACCAGCGTGCACGGCGCTTTCAAGCGCAGCGCGAAATCCACGCCCTGCTCGTCGCGCAAGCCGATCGGCAGCCCCGCGCTCGGGAGACGCGACAGCTTACCGCCGCAGTAGACGAGCGGCGGCGGATGGCCGGCGGTCGCGTACGAGAAGCGGCCGGTGACCGGATCGAGCACGCCGACGATCGCGGTCACGAACAGCGTGCGGCCGCTGGCGACGAGCAGCCGGCTCGCGCGGTCGAGAATCGCCGCCGGATCGGCCGACTCGAACGACGCCGCGCGCAGCGCCTGGCGGATCTCGCCCATGATCACCGCGGCTTGCAGGCCGTGTCCCGTCACGTCGCCGATCGTCAGCGCGACCCGGCCGTCCGGCAGCTCGAAGGCGTCGTAGAAGTCGCCGCCGACGCGCTGCGACTCGGACGCCGCCGAGTACGAGGCGGAGAACTGAAGGTCGGGCAAAATCGGCAGCTGCGCCGGCAGCATCGCGCGCTGCAGCGCGTCGGCGGTCGTGCGCTCGCGCTCGTACAAGCGCGCGTGCTCGAGCGAGAGCGCGGCGCGGCGCGCGAACTCGCGGACCAAGCCGGCGTCGTCGGCGTCGTATGCGCGCCCGCTGGTGCGCACCAGCGCCAGCACGCCGATCGTCACCTCGCCGCTCAGCAGCGGAACGATCATCGCCGCGCCCGCGGGCAGCTCGCTCACCCACGGATCGGGGAAGCGGTCGGGCTGATCGAGGACGACCGGCTCGCCGCCCCCGACGATGCGGCTGACCGCGTCGTGCAAAGCGGGCTGCAGCGGCGCGCCGATCCAGCGCCGCGTGTCGAGCTCGTCGCCGATGTCGGTGCTGCCCAAACCGGTCAGCACATAGCGCCCTTCGTCGTCGAGCAGCGCCACCCAGGTGCGTTCGGCGAGCCGCGGGATCAGCAGCCCCTTCATCGCCGCGACGGTCGCGGTGACGTCGAGCGAGGCGCCGAGCCGCTCGCCCGCGCGCGCCAGAAACGCCTCGCGCTCTTCGAGCCGTTTCTGCGCGTCGACGTCGGTGCAGGTGCCGATCCAGGCGACGATCTCGCCTTCGGCGCCGCGCGCGGGGACCGCGTTCACCAGGAACCAGCGATAGCGGCTGGTCGCGCCTTCGCGCAAGCGGTACTCGGCGGCGAACGGCTCCCCGGTGCGCAAGCTGTGCCGCCAGCGCTCGCGGCTCTGCAGCTCGTGCTCGGGATGGAGCGCGGTGCGCCAGCCGGCCTCGCGCGCGCGGGCGAGATCGCACAGCGTGTACTCGACCCAGCGGTCGTTCACGTACTCGACGTCGCCGGCGGCGTTCGTCGTCCAGATCAGTTGCGGCACCACGTTCGCAAGCGACGCGTAGCGCGCTTCGCCGACGGCGAGCGCTTCGGCGGTCGAGCGGCTGCGCGCGGCGAGCCGCAGCATCAGGTCGTTGAACTTCACCAGGAAGACCGCCAGCACGACGACCGCCGCGACGAGCTCTTCGATGCGCGCGGCGTACCAGCCGAACGAATAGCGCCCCGAGGAGAGCTCGCCGCCGGTGACGATCGCGACGAACCGCGCGAGCAGCACGATGCCGAGCCACACCCCGGTGATGCTCTTGAGGCCGTCGGCGACGACGTACAGCGCGACCAGCATCTCCGCGGCCGAGAGCGGGATCACCCAGCTCTGCCACAGCCCGGTGAACTCGTTGCTGCGCGGGCCGCCGACGAGCCAGCCGTGACCGGCCGTCACCAGCAGCGTGAAGCCGAACGTCGCAACGAGCGTGCCGATGCCGAGCACCCGCGCGCCGTCACGAGAGAGCTGCCAGTTGCGGCGCGCGGCGAGTCCTTCCCAGATCAGAAACCCGCCGAAGCCGAGCTGCGAGGCGATGTAGAACCACGACGCGGTCTGCAAGCCCGCGCCGAGCAGCCCGGTCGGGGTGAAGAGGCCGGGGAAGGTGAGTACGTACAGCGTCTGCGTCAGCGCCGCGTACGCGTACGCGATCGCGAGCAGCGCGAGCTTGCCGTCGCGCACGATCCGGTACTGCGCGTAGATCAGGACCGCGGTCAGGACGAGCGCGACGACGCCGGCGCCGACGACGGTCGGGACGAACGCCGGCACCTCGCCGAGCCGGGCGCGCGAGAACGGGATCGAGAGCGCGAAGAGCGCGATCAGCGCCAGCGCGCTGAACGCGCCCCAGCGGCGGTCGCCGTCGCTCGCCGGCGCGGTCGCGATGTTCTCGACCGCGCGGGACTCGAACGCCGTCACGCCGCCACCGTACCGCCCCCGCGGCGGTTGAACCGGACGTGAGCACGCAAACCGCAACCTTCGCCGCCGGCTGCTTCTGGGGGGTCGAGGCGGACTTCCGCGACATCCCCGGCGTCCTCGACGCCGAGGCCGGCTACACCGGCGGAACGACCGAGAACCCGAGCTACCGCGACGTCTGCAGCGACCGGACCGGGCACGCCGAGGCCGTCCGCGTCACCTTCGATGCGGACAAGGTCTCCTACGATACGCTGCTCGATGCTTTTTGGTCGCTCCATGATCCCACTCAGGTGAACCGCCAAGGACCCGACGTCGGGACACAGTACCGCTCCGCCGTCTTTTACAACGACGAAACACAACGTCTTGCGGCGGAGGCGAGCAAGGCGCGGGCGCAGGCCAAGTTCCCTCGCCCCATCGCTACGCAGATCGTGCCCGCGCAACCTTTCTACCGCGCCGAGGACTACCACCAGCGCTATCTCGAGAAGCAGGGCCTCCGGCACTGCCGGATCTAGAGGCTGCCGCTGGTCGTGGCGGCGCCGGCCGGCCGGTTCACGAACTGCTCGACCGCGTCGGCCAGCGCCTCGTTCGTGATCTCGGTCAGCCCGGCGGCGACGTTCTGGCCTTTGTGCACCTTGTTGGCGGTCGTGTACGTCTTCCAGCGCACGACGCCGCTGCAGTCGATCAAGTACAAACGCAGCTGCGCGCGAATCGGCGAGCGGTCGAAGACGCCGGATGACGAGACGACGCCGCCGACGACCGGCAGGAAACCGGTGAGGTTGCGCTCCTTCGACTGCTCGAAGCGGATCTGCGGGATCAGCAGACCCTCCGCGTTGTAGTCGCTGCACATCTGGCGCGCCGTTCCGACGGCTTCGATCGCGTCGATCGGGGTGGCGATCGCGCTGCGCACCCGCCGGTCCGAGAGGTCGATCGAGAACTGCTTCGTCGCGTTGCGGTAGATCGGGTCGGTGTCGCCGGGATCGCCGAACGGCACGATCACGTACAGCGGCCCGCCGGCGTTCTCGACGGCCGCCGCGGGAAGCGGGGCAGCGCAAAGCGAGGAAGCGCAAAGCGTGACGGCGAGCGTACGGACCAGGCGTCGCAAGAGCATCTCGTGATCCCAACGTTCGGGCGGCGGGGCGCCGTTCCCGGCGAGCCGAACGGGCCGTCGGTGAGACGCCGTGCGCTCGCCGCGCTTGCGGCCTACTACCTCGTCACCGGCACCTGGCCGCTCGTCTCAATGCGCTCGTTCGAGGCCGTCACCGGGCCGAAGACGGACCGCTGGCTGGTGAAGATGGTCGGCGCGCTCGCCGTCGCCAACGGCACCGCGCTGGCGTTCGGCACGCTGCAAGACGAGATCGCCGACGAGACGCTCGTTCTCGCCGCGTGCAGCGCGCTCGCGTTCGCGTCGATCGACTTGGTCTACGTCGCGCGCGGGCGAATCAGCGCCGTCTATCTCGGCGACGCGGCACTCGAGCTCGCGCTGGCCGCAACGATACTCGGCTCGGCCGCGTTGTAGCGCGCGATGTCCGCCCTGTTCTCACCGCTTCGGCTGCGCGAGGTGACCCTGCGCAATCGCGTCGTCGTCTCGCCGATGTGCGAGTACTCCTCGGAGGACGGTTTCGCGAACGACTGGCACGTCGTGCACCTCGGCAGCCGCGCCGTCGGCGGCGCGGCGCTCGTCCTGACCGAAGCGATCGCGGTGACGGCGGAGGGCCGCATCTCGCCGCAGGATCTCGGCATCTGGCAAGACGCGCACGTCGAGCAGCTGGCGCGGATCGCGCGCTTCTGCGAGGCGCAAGGCGCGCGCTGGGGGACGCAGCTCGCGCACGCCGGCCGCAAGGCGTCGACGAAGCGGCCGTGGGAAGGGAGCGGCGCGGTCGCGCACGGCGGCTGGACGCCGCTCGCACCCGGCAGCGCGCCGTTCGATTCGACCTATCCGGTGCCGCGCGCGCTCGACGAAGACGGGATCGCGCGGATCCTGCGCGCGTTCGCCGAGGGCGCGCGGCGCACGCTCGAGGCGGGCGGAACGGTGATCGAGATTCACGGCGCGCACGGCTACCTGCTGCACGAGTTTCTCTCGCCGCTCGTCAACACGCGCACCGACCGCTGGGGCGGTTCGTTCGAGAACCGCACGCGGCTCGTGCGCGAGGTCGTGCGCGCGGTGCGGAGCGTATGGCCGGAGCGCTATCCGCTCTTCGTGCGGCTCTCGGCGACCGATTGGGTTCCCGGCGGCTGGGACGTCGACCAGACGGTCGCGCTCGCGCGGCTGCTGCGCGACGAAGGGGTCGACCTGATCGACTGCAGCTCGGGCGGCGCGGTGCCGGTCCCGCCGGGGACGATCCCGGTCGGGCCGCTGTACCAAACGCCGTTCGCCGAGCAGGTTCGGCGGGAAGCCGGGATCGCGACGGCGGCGGTCGGGATGATCGCGGAGCCTGCTGATGCCGAGGCGATCGTCGCCGGTGGGCGGGCGGATCTGGTCGTGCTCGCGCGCGAGCTGCTGCGCGATCCCTACTGGCCGCTGTTCGCGGCGCGCGCGCTCGGGGCCGAGGCGCCCTGGCCCTCGCAGTACCTGCGCGCGGTCGGCGAGCGCGCGACGATGCGAGTTCCGGAGCGCGTCTAGCAGCCGCCCTTGTCGCGCGCGCCGGGGCGCGTGATGGACGGGTGTGATGACGACGATAGGACAACGGGTTCACGCGGCGCGGATCGCCGCGGGGCTCTCTCAAGGACAACTCGCAGAGCGCGCGGGCGTCGCTCAAGCCGCGATCTCGCGCATCGAGCGCGGCGAGACGCGCGAGCCCGGCGTGCTGATCATGGCCGGGATCGCGCGCGCGCTCGCGCTGAGCATCGACGAGCTGGTCGCGCACAACCTGCGCGGACGCACGGCGCAGCAGGTGCTGGCCGAACGCATCGCGGCGCTCGAAGCGCGGGTCGCCGTGCTAGAAGAACGCATCGACGGCGGCGCGCGCGGCGGTGTGTAGTGCGCGCGCCACCGTCGCGGCGTCGCACGGCGCGTCTCCACCGATCCAGGCCGCGATGAGCGCGAGCTGCCCGCCGGCGAGGTGCGCGCTGACGAGCTCGCTCGGAAGCGTGTGCGGCGAAGCGCGGGATGCGGCGCGCCGCCGCGCTTCGAGGCGCTCGGCGAGCAGGCGCGCGAGCACGCGCTCCATTACCAAGCGCGCGGCGCCGTTGAAGACGACGCGGCCGAGCTCGCGCTGCTCCCACATGTGCTCGGCGATCGGGCGCGGCGCGTCGGGACTCACGGCGAACAGCGCTTCGGCGAGCGCGCCGAGCGGCTGCGCGACGCTCTGTTCGAACACGTCGTCTTTGTTCTGGAAGTGCTCGTAGAAGGTCGAGCGCCCGACGCCGGCGCGCTCGATCACATCGCCCGCGCCGAAGCCGTCGTAGTTGCGCTCGACGATCAGCTCGTAGAACGCTCCGAGCACGAGCGCTCGCGTGCGCGCGACCCGCCGGTCCGGCTTCTTCCCTGCTTTCAAGCTGAGCGCTCCGTTTCCGGACGTTGCGCCGATTTTGTCCGGAAGCGGACGCGCAAGCGCAAGCGGTCCATCGTTTTTCGGCCGTGAAGCGCTATGGTAGCGGAAGCTTCACGTCCGGAGTATTTCATCGTGTCGAACGCCCAGCCGCTTCCTGCCGAACCCTGGGCGCCGCCCGGAAAGGTCGCCGGGTATGCGATCGCCGCGTCCGCGGTGCTGATGATCGTGGCGATCGTCATGCATCCGCAGGCCCGACACCGCCACGTGAGCGAAGTCGTGGCCGAGATCGGCCGGCTCGCGCCGATGCTGGCGTTCATGCACGGGACGGTGATCGCGTTCGTGATCGTGCTGCTGTACGGCATGTGCGTCTACTCGCTGCGGCGCGGCCTGCGCCGCGAGCTGGTTCTCGGCGCGGTCGTCGTTTACGCGGCCGGCGCCGGCGTGCTGGTGCTCGCGGCGCTGATCGACGGCTTCCTCGTCTCGGACGTCGCGCGCAACTACGCGGGCGCATCGCGCGAGGCGCTGCGCGACGGCGCGGCCATTCTCTCGGCATGCAGCGCCGCCATTCAGGTGCTCACGAAGTTCGGCGTCGTCGCGTTCTCCGTGGCGATCGCGCTGTGGTCGGCCGACCTCGTCCGCGACGGCGCGCGGGCGCGCATCGTAGCGATCATCGGCTTCGCCGCGGCGGTGATCTCGCTGGTGGTGCTGTTCGGGGCGGGGCGGTTCATCGTGCCGCTGACGCTGAGCGCCATCGTGCTCGCGCAAGGAATCTGGTACATCGCGGTCGCTTCGCTGCTCGTGCAAGAGCGCGTGTAGGGCCGCGTTGCGCGGCGCGCAAGCGCGAGGAGCGATCTGGAGCCGACGGCCGGACTCGAACCGGCGACCTGCTATTTACGAAACAGCTGCTCTACCAACTGAGCTACGTCGGCGTTGAGGCGGCGGGCGCCGCGACCGCCCAGGGTTCGCGGGACCGCCCTGCGACCCTTCATTCGTGCTTGCTTGCGCCGAAATACCATAGGTGATCCGCCGCGCAGTGGTTCTCGTTGCGCTTGCCGCAGCGCTGGTCCCGGCCCCGCCGGCTGCCGCCGAAGAGCTTCCGGTCGCCACCGTCGGCGCGCCGATCCCCGTCGAGGCCGAGCCGGCCTCCTTGCTTCGGCCGGCGACGATGCGCGCCGTGTTTCGCGTCCCGCGGGCCGACACCGCGCTCTACATCGGAACCCCCTCGTACGTGCGCGACCTCTCGATCACGCTGGTCGGTCCCGGCCCGCGGCGCGCGACGCTGGTGGCCGCGCCCGACCTCCCCGGCCGCATGCTCGGCCTGCGCCTGCCCGACGACGCTGCGGACGCCGACCGCATCGAGCTCCAAGCGACCACCGTCAGCGCGGCTACCCCGCCATATCTGCTGCCGGCCGAACGGCTCGCGACGATCGGCTGGAGCCGCTGGTGGCTGCAAGCGCTGTTCGGACTGTTCGGCGCGCTCGCGCTGCTGAGCGCGCTGCTCGGGCTCGTGCTGCGCGCGCGCGCGTTCGCATGGTGCTCCGCGCTCGCCGCCGCGAACGCCGGCCTGATGCTGCCGTGGCTCGGCATCGTGCGGCCGCCGCCGGAGACCAGCGAGCTGCTGCACGCGGCGCTGCAATCGCTCGCGTACGCCGCGCTCGCCGCGCTCACGCTCGCCTTCTTCCGCACCGTTCGCCTCCCGCGCGCGGTGACGCGGACGCTGTGGGCGCTCGTCGCGCTGAACGCCGGCGTCGTCGCCGGCGGCGACGTGCTGCAAGATCTCTGGCCGCTCCCCGACGCGCTCGCGCAAGCGCTCGCGTTCGCGCTCGACGGTGCGTTCGTCGGCTTCGGCATCCTCGCGCTGCGCCGCAACGCAGCGGGCGCGCGCTGGTATCTGCTCGCCACCGCGCTCGCCGCGCTCGGATTCCTGGCCGCGAACGTTCCGCTGCTCGACGCGTCGCTCGCACAAGCGACGCCGCAGCTCGGCATCGCGTTGGAAACGCTGCTCCTGTTCGTCACGCTCACCGTGAAGCTCGCGCAGCGCAACGAAAGCGCGCCCGTCGCTGCAGCGGCACCGCTTCCGCCGCGCGCGGCAGTCCTCGGCCCGCCGCCGCCGAACGCCGACGGCCTCACCGGGATCCCGAACCGCATCGCGCTCGACGATGCGCTCGCGCGCGCATGGAACCACGCGCGCCGCACCGCCGAACCGCTCGCCGCGCTGTTGCTCGACGTCGACCACTTCAAGAAGTACAACGAGGAGTACGGCCACCTCGCCGGCGACGACGCGCTGCGCCGCGTCGCCGCCGCGCTCGCGCAGACGACCGCGCGCCGCCACGGCGACCTCGCCGGCCGCTACGGCGGCGAAGAGTTTCTCGTCCTCCTCCCCGACACGCCGCTGCCCGAAGCGGTGCAGCTCGCGCGCGAGCTGCAGCGCTCGATCGAGCAGCTCGACATCGCGCACGGCAGCGCACCGGCGCGCCGGCTCACGGTCAGCACCGGCGTCGCCGCGTTCGTCCCGCAGCACGACGGCGACGGCGGCGAATTGATCCGGCGCGCCGGCAACGCGCTGTACCTGGCGAAGACGATGGGCCGCAACCGCGTCGTCGCCGACGAATCGCCGGCGCCGCAGCCTGCGTTGACGTAGCGTGCTCACCGCCCCCGCCGCCCGCCGCATCGCGCAGCTGCTGCGCGCTCCGCAGCCGCTCGCCGACGCGCTGGCCGACGCGGCCGCCGAAATGCGCGGGCTGCTCGGCGCGCGCGGCGTCGCGCTGGTGGTGCGCCGCGAGGGCCGCTCGCACCGCGGGCAATCGGGAACGATCGCCGATCACGTCACCGAGATCCCGCTCGCGGACGCCGACGTCGAGGGGACGCTGATGGTCTCCGGCGCCGCGCAGGTATCCGAGGAGCTCGCGCTGATCGTCACGCTGGCGCTCTCCGCGCGCTTTCTCGCCGAGTCGGCGCAGACCGACGGCCTCACCGGCGTCGCGAACCGGCGCACGTTCGACCTGCGCTTCGAGGAAGAATGGCTGCGCGCGAAGCGCGAAGGAACCTCGCTCGCGGTCGCGATCCTCGACATCGACTACTTCAAAGTCTACAACGACCGCCACGGCCACCTCGCCGGCGACGACGCGCTGCGCCGCGTCGCGCACGCCGCCTCGGCGAACCTGCAGCGCGCCGGCGACCGCTTCGCGCGCTACGGCGGCGAAGAGTTCGCCGCGATCCTGCCCGCCACGACGCTCGCCGGCGGGATCGCCGCCGCCGAGCGCATCCGCAACGCCGTCACCGCGCTGGCGATCCCGCATCCGGTCGGCAAAGCCGGCCGGCTCACCGTCAGCATCGGCGTCGCCGCCGCGGAACCGGCGCGCGGCGGCAGCGCGCACGAATTGCTCGCGGCCGCCGACCGCGAGCTGTACCGCGCGAAAGCGGAAGGCCGCGACCGCGTCGCCGCCGACGGCTACGCGCTCGAGCACGCGCGCGACGAAGGCCTCCCGCAACCGTTCTCCGCGCTGATCGGCCGCGACGAAGATCTCGCCACGGTGCGCCGCGCGATCGACGCGCATCGCGTGGTGACGATCGCGGGCGACGCCGGTGTCGGCAAGACGCGCCTCGCGCTGGCCGTCGCGCACGAAGCCGCGCCGCGCTTCGCGCGCGTCCGCTTCGTCGACGCGGTCGGCGCGGTCACGCGCGAGGAGCTGCTCGCGCGCCTCGCCGCCGCGCTCGGCGTTCCCGATGCGGACCCGGCGCTCGGCACGATCGCCGGCGCGCTGACCGAACCGGCGCTGCTCGTCCTCGACGGCTGCGAACGCATCGCCGGCGCCTGCCGCGAGGTCGTCGATGCGCTCGCCGAAACGCCGCTGCGCTGGCTGATCACCAGCCGCACGGCGCTGGACGCGCGCGACGAGCGCGTCGTGCATCTCAGCCCGCTCGACGAGCGCGCGGCCGGTACGCTCTTCGCCGACCGCGCGCACGCGCTGGCCGCGCTCGACGAGCGGGAGACGCGCGCGTTCGCCGCCGTCGCGGTCTTCCGCGGCAGCTTCACCGCCGGCGACGCCGCCGCGGTGATCGCGGACGAAGCGGTCGACGCGCGCCGGGCCGACGCGCTGCTGCGCGCCTTCGCCGCGCGCTCGCTGCTCGACGCGGCCTCGCACGGCGGCATCACGCGCTGGCGCATGATCGACCCCGTCCGCGAGGCGCTGGCTGCGATCCCGCGCTTCGAACGGCACGCGCCGCGCGCGCACGCCGCGCACCTGCGCTGGTGCCGCGCGCGCCTCGACGCGATCGCCGCGCGAACCGGCACCGGAACGAATCACGCCGCGCTGGTCGAGTCCGAGACGGTGATCGACGAGGTGCGCGCCGCGCTCGACCGCGCGCTGCAGGACGAGAGCCTCGTGCGCGACGGCGCGGAGCTGTGCTACGTCGCGGTGCGCCAGTGGTTCGCCGTCCGCCACCCGCACGAAGGCCGCCTGCGCTGCGAAGCGTTCATCGGCCGCAGCGAACGGCTCGCGCCGGTGCACCGCGCGCGCCTGCACGCCGCCGCCGCGCGCCTGGCCTTCGTCGAAGGCGACCTCGTGGCGACGGAGACGCACGCGCGCGCCGCCGACGCGCTGCTCGGCGAGGACGACGCGATCGAACGCTCGACGGTGCTGAACTTCCTGGGCATCGTCGCGAAGTTCCGCGGCGACTACGGCGAAGCCGAGCGCCTCTTCCGCCTCGGCTGCGAGCTCAACGCGCGGATCGGCAACAAGCGCGGCGAGGCGATCGCGATCGGCGCGCTCGGCACGGTCGTGTTCGACTTCCGCCTCGACCACGACGAAGCGGTGCGCCGCTTCCGAGAAGCAGCCGCGACGTTTCGCGCGATCCACGACGACTTGAACGCGCTGGTGATGCTCGGCAATACGGCGGAGTCGCTCGCCGCGCGCGGCGACGTCGCCGAAGCCGCGCGCATCGTCACCGCCGCGGTCGAGGAGAGCCGCGCGTTCGGCAACCGGGCCACGTCGGCGCAGCTCTTGTGCGTGAGCGCGCTGGTGGCCGATTTGCAGGATGATCGCGCCGGCGCGGCGCGCGCGATGCGCGAAGTCGTCGCGCTGCTCGCGGCCGGCTCACCGGGCGCGGTCATGCTGATGGCGTTCGACTTCGCGGCCCGCATCGTCGCGCACAGCGGCGGCGACGACGTGCTCGCCGCGACGCTGGTCGGCGCGGCGGAACGCCACGCCGCCGCGCAAGCGACGCCGCTGCTCCCGATCCAGCGCTTCTGGCGCGACCCGATCGTCGCACAGCTTCGCGAACGCCTCGGCGCCCGCTACGACGACGCCGCGGCGCGCGCGCGCGCGACGAGTGAAGCCGAGCTGCTCGCCGCGCTC
This window contains:
- a CDS encoding NADH:flavin oxidoreductase/NADH oxidase — its product is MSALFSPLRLREVTLRNRVVVSPMCEYSSEDGFANDWHVVHLGSRAVGGAALVLTEAIAVTAEGRISPQDLGIWQDAHVEQLARIARFCEAQGARWGTQLAHAGRKASTKRPWEGSGAVAHGGWTPLAPGSAPFDSTYPVPRALDEDGIARILRAFAEGARRTLEAGGTVIEIHGAHGYLLHEFLSPLVNTRTDRWGGSFENRTRLVREVVRAVRSVWPERYPLFVRLSATDWVPGGWDVDQTVALARLLRDEGVDLIDCSSGGAVPVPPGTIPVGPLYQTPFAEQVRREAGIATAAVGMIAEPADAEAIVAGGRADLVVLARELLRDPYWPLFAARALGAEAPWPSQYLRAVGERATMRVPERV
- a CDS encoding TetR/AcrR family transcriptional regulator; translated protein: MKAGKKPDRRVARTRALVLGAFYELIVERNYDGFGAGDVIERAGVGRSTFYEHFQNKDDVFEQSVAQPLGALAEALFAVSPDAPRPIAEHMWEQRELGRVVFNGAARLVMERVLARLLAERLEARRRAASRASPHTLPSELVSAHLAGGQLALIAAWIGGDAPCDAATVARALHTAARAAVDAFF
- a CDS encoding SpoIIE family protein phosphatase; protein product: MTAFESRAVENIATAPASDGDRRWGAFSALALIALFALSIPFSRARLGEVPAFVPTVVGAGVVALVLTAVLIYAQYRIVRDGKLALLAIAYAYAALTQTLYVLTFPGLFTPTGLLGAGLQTASWFYIASQLGFGGFLIWEGLAARRNWQLSRDGARVLGIGTLVATFGFTLLVTAGHGWLVGGPRSNEFTGLWQSWVIPLSAAEMLVALYVVADGLKSITGVWLGIVLLARFVAIVTGGELSSGRYSFGWYAARIEELVAAVVVLAVFLVKFNDLMLRLAARSRSTAEALAVGEARYASLANVVPQLIWTTNAAGDVEYVNDRWVEYTLCDLARAREAGWRTALHPEHELQSRERWRHSLRTGEPFAAEYRLREGATSRYRWFLVNAVPARGAEGEIVAWIGTCTDVDAQKRLEEREAFLARAGERLGASLDVTATVAAMKGLLIPRLAERTWVALLDDEGRYVLTGLGSTDIGDELDTRRWIGAPLQPALHDAVSRIVGGGEPVVLDQPDRFPDPWVSELPAGAAMIVPLLSGEVTIGVLALVRTSGRAYDADDAGLVREFARRAALSLEHARLYERERTTADALQRAMLPAQLPILPDLQFSASYSAASESQRVGGDFYDAFELPDGRVALTIGDVTGHGLQAAVIMGEIRQALRAASFESADPAAILDRASRLLVASGRTLFVTAIVGVLDPVTGRFSYATAGHPPPLVYCGGKLSRLPSAGLPIGLRDEQGVDFALRLKAPCTLVFFTDGLMEFARDLLQGERRIEEAIKTLASQEIEHLAAALMKEVLGEDEPSDDIAILTVTIDRFAAELPGDEREWRFAAEDSWTSAQVRHEIGDIIAEWTGREDLRFASALAFGELVANAVRHAPGTVRVLASNAGTGDVTLMVEDSGSGFVPHELRPDPYAETGRGLSLVRAVADEVQIHPGPRGGTRVTVMFRAQPAPALVAT
- a CDS encoding helix-turn-helix transcriptional regulator, whose translation is MMTTIGQRVHAARIAAGLSQGQLAERAGVAQAAISRIERGETREPGVLIMAGIARALALSIDELVAHNLRGRTAQQVLAERIAALEARVAVLEERIDGGARGGV
- a CDS encoding GGDEF domain-containing protein, which codes for MIRRAVVLVALAAALVPAPPAAAEELPVATVGAPIPVEAEPASLLRPATMRAVFRVPRADTALYIGTPSYVRDLSITLVGPGPRRATLVAAPDLPGRMLGLRLPDDAADADRIELQATTVSAATPPYLLPAERLATIGWSRWWLQALFGLFGALALLSALLGLVLRARAFAWCSALAAANAGLMLPWLGIVRPPPETSELLHAALQSLAYAALAALTLAFFRTVRLPRAVTRTLWALVALNAGVVAGGDVLQDLWPLPDALAQALAFALDGAFVGFGILALRRNAAGARWYLLATALAALGFLAANVPLLDASLAQATPQLGIALETLLLFVTLTVKLAQRNESAPVAAAAPLPPRAAVLGPPPPNADGLTGIPNRIALDDALARAWNHARRTAEPLAALLLDVDHFKKYNEEYGHLAGDDALRRVAAALAQTTARRHGDLAGRYGGEEFLVLLPDTPLPEAVQLARELQRSIEQLDIAHGSAPARRLTVSTGVAAFVPQHDGDGGELIRRAGNALYLAKTMGRNRVVADESPAPQPALT
- the msrA gene encoding peptide-methionine (S)-S-oxide reductase MsrA, giving the protein MSTQTATFAAGCFWGVEADFRDIPGVLDAEAGYTGGTTENPSYRDVCSDRTGHAEAVRVTFDADKVSYDTLLDAFWSLHDPTQVNRQGPDVGTQYRSAVFYNDETQRLAAEASKARAQAKFPRPIATQIVPAQPFYRAEDYHQRYLEKQGLRHCRI
- a CDS encoding diguanylate cyclase, with the protein product MLTAPAARRIAQLLRAPQPLADALADAAAEMRGLLGARGVALVVRREGRSHRGQSGTIADHVTEIPLADADVEGTLMVSGAAQVSEELALIVTLALSARFLAESAQTDGLTGVANRRTFDLRFEEEWLRAKREGTSLAVAILDIDYFKVYNDRHGHLAGDDALRRVAHAASANLQRAGDRFARYGGEEFAAILPATTLAGGIAAAERIRNAVTALAIPHPVGKAGRLTVSIGVAAAEPARGGSAHELLAAADRELYRAKAEGRDRVAADGYALEHARDEGLPQPFSALIGRDEDLATVRRAIDAHRVVTIAGDAGVGKTRLALAVAHEAAPRFARVRFVDAVGAVTREELLARLAAALGVPDADPALGTIAGALTEPALLVLDGCERIAGACREVVDALAETPLRWLITSRTALDARDERVVHLSPLDERAAGTLFADRAHALAALDERETRAFAAVAVFRGSFTAGDAAAVIADEAVDARRADALLRAFAARSLLDAASHGGITRWRMIDPVREALAAIPRFERHAPRAHAAHLRWCRARLDAIAARTGTGTNHAALVESETVIDEVRAALDRALQDESLVRDGAELCYVAVRQWFAVRHPHEGRLRCEAFIGRSERLAPVHRARLHAAAARLAFVEGDLVATETHARAADALLGEDDAIERSTVLNFLGIVAKFRGDYGEAERLFRLGCELNARIGNKRGEAIAIGALGTVVFDFRLDHDEAVRRFREAAATFRAIHDDLNALVMLGNTAESLAARGDVAEAARIVTAAVEESRAFGNRATSAQLLCVSALVADLQDDRAGAARAMREVVALLAAGSPGAVMLMAFDFAARIVAHSGGDDVLAATLVGAAERHAAAQATPLLPIQRFWRDPIVAQLRERLGARYDDAAARARATSEAELLAALDDYLQTLERTGASG